A genomic region of Alligator mississippiensis isolate rAllMis1 chromosome 4, rAllMis1, whole genome shotgun sequence contains the following coding sequences:
- the LOC132250059 gene encoding zinc finger protein interacting with ribonucleoprotein K-like gives MHTGEKPYQCLECGKRFRQNSVLTQHLRTHSGDRPFECSQCGERFTQSSTLAAHRHLHTGKRPYACPECGKSFSESSHLAQHHHIHTGLKPYRCSQCGKSFVQSSQLATHCRIHAGHKPYCCSVCSKNFSDSSALTQHQRVHTGERPYVCSECGRSFSQSSALVQHWRIHTGDKPFECSTCAKSFSQSAGLAQHRSTHAIGKPSQPAGSWNHAGPEAPAGQQ, from the coding sequence atgcacacaggggagaagccataccaGTGCCTTGAGTGCGGGAAGAGGTTCCGACAGAACTCAGTGCTGACCCAGCATCTGCGCACACACTCTGGGGACCGCCCCTTTGAGTGCAGCCAGTGTGGTGAGCGCTTCACCCAGAGCTCCACTCTGGCAGCCCACCGGCACCTCCACACTGGTAAGCGCCCCTACGCCTGCCcagaatgtgggaagagctttagtGAGAGCTCACATTTGGCACAACACCACCACATACACACTGGGCTCAAGCCCTACCGCTGCAGTCAGTGTGGAAAGAGCTTTGTGCAAAGTTCACAGCTGGCCACCCACTGCCGCATCCATGCAGGCCATAAGCCCTACTGCTGCAGCGTCTGTAGCAAGAACTTCAGTGACAGCTCAGCCCTCACCCAGCACCAGCGGGTACACACTGGGGAGCGCCCTTATGTGTGCAGTGAGTGTGGGCGGAGCTTCAGCCAGAGCTCAGCCCTGGTCCAGCACTGGCGGATCCATACAGGTGACAAGCCCTTTGAGTGCAGCACCTGTGCAAAGAGTTTCAGCCAGAGTGCAGGGCTCGCCCAGCACCGCAGCACACATGCCATCGGgaagcccagccagccagcagggTCCTGGAACCATGCAGGTCCtgaagctccagcagggcagcagtga
- the LOC102560632 gene encoding zinc finger protein 85-like: protein MGPARAAGSNKGGPRCLTGWGEVTSQMEQKEPLAFDLQSPEKRETLRTTCTDDKIMMANEEENPLPKTNPEKSLDTHRGSINCQRPPGWENRYQCTECQKSFSVHSALVKHERVHTGEKPYQCHQCSKSFSVSSTLITHQRIHTGERPYKCSQCGRSFNQSSHLTQHQKIHTGQKPCTCIASVEGSPNSSTCMKHPGLHAGLGPHTCRVCRKSFSRSSTLYNHHGVHSGEKRYQCAQCGRRFGVSSNLIQHQRVHAEERPFRCLECRRCFHLPADLAEHQQVHQGEKLHACPNCGKGFEQEAQLAKHQCVHAREDAYCCLECGKSFSRKGNLVRHQDVHSGEKPFRCGDCGKSFSWGSSLTAPARPHWREAIPLPRLWQVLWLQLAAHHPPAGTQRLAALPLL from the exons ATGGGCCCCGCTCGGGCAGCCGGCAGCAATAAAGGAG GACCAAGATGTTTGACTGGTTGGGGTGAAGTGACTTCTCAGATGGAACAAAAAGAACCACTTGCCTTTGATCTGCAGAGCCCTGAGAAAAGGGAGACCCTGAGAACCACCTGTACAG ATGACAAAATCATGATGGCAAATGAGGAGGAGAATCCTCTGCCCAAGACAAACCCTGAGAAGAGCCTGGACACACACAGAGGCTCCATCAACTGTCAGAGGCCACCAGGGTGGGAGAACCGGTATCAATGCACAGAGTGCCAGAAGAGCTTCAGTGTCCATTCAGCGCTGGTGAAACATGAGCGGgtccacacaggggaaaagccatACCAGTGCCACCAGTGCAGCAAGAGCTTCAGTGTGAGCTCCACTCTCATCAcccaccagcgcatccacactggggagcGTCCATACAAGTGCTCCCAGTGTGGCAGGAGCTTCAACCAGAGCTCGCACCTCACCCAGCACCAGAAGATCCACACAGGGCAAAAACCTTGCACGTGCATTGCTTCTGTGGAGGGCTCCCCCAACAGCTCAACATGCATGAAGCAcccagggctgcatgctgggctggggcccCACACCTGCCGTGTTTGCAGGAAGAGCTTCAGCCGGAGCTCCACGCTGTATAACCACCATGGAGTGCACAGCGGTGAGAAGCGCTACCAGTGCGCCCAGTGTGGCCGGCGCTTTGGCGTCAGCTCTAACCTCATCCAGCACCAGCGGGTCCATGCAGAGGAGAGGCCATTCCGATGCCTGGAGTGCCGGAGATGCTTCCACCTCCCTGCCGACCTGGCTGAACACCAGCAGGTGCACCAGGGGGAGAAGCTGCATGCATGCCCCAATTGTGGAAAGGGCTTTGAGCAGGAGGCCCAGCTGGCCAAGCACCAGTGCGTGCATGCCAGGGAGGATGCCTACTGCTGCCTGGAGTGCGGGAAGAGTTTCAGCCGCAAGGGCAATCTGGTGCGGCACCAGGATGTGCACAGTGGAGAGAAGCCCTTCCGGTGTggggactgtgggaagagcttcagctgGGGCTCATCCCTGACAGCACCAGCGCGTCCACACTGGAGAGAAGCCATACCCCTGCCCAGACTGTGGCAAGTGCTTTGGCTTCAGCTTGCAGCTCACCACCCACCGGCGGGTACACAGCGGCTAGCGGCCTTACCACTGCTCTGA
- the LOC102560179 gene encoding uncharacterized protein LOC102560179 isoform X3 gives MRALYGCQNPLIKQLDEYENHGVIPQGPICTNIPEIAVSPDFCTFTFYRCNKKMYFAKRVECPKEIQTTLDKSQSPNRKVIISVNPVSIKPPPIQPSTTATTTKSTLPPKIGSPTPESILRIVFVSTFIPQSIDQPVGTVKHFPVNENRKEVVSRQQNGAQPSSRASHVHTTDLEDLYQRLQDPGVQKLMKTMQLQLTKLAEVGEETLQGTSLKLLKALNHADMHQNTNPEFTKTNDRTEMSIGRK, from the exons ATGCGGGCTTTGTATGGTTGCCAGAATCCCTTAATCAAACAACTGGATGAGTATGAAAACCACGGAGTCATTCCTCAAG GGCCTATATGTACAAACATACCAGAAATCGCAGTTTCACCAGACTTCTGCACATTTACGTTTTATCGTTGTAATAAGAAAATGTATTTTGCCAAG AGGGTTGAATGCCCAAAAGAGATCCAAACCACACTTGATAAATCGCAATCCCCAAATCGAAAAGTGATCATCAGTGTCAACCCTGTGTCCATAAAACCACCCCCTATACAGCCTTCCACCACTGCTACCACTACAAAATCAACACTTCCTCCTAAAATAGGATCACCTACACCAGAGTCCATTCTGAGAATAGTCTTCGTCTCAACCTTCATACCTCAGAGCATAGATCAACCAGTGGGCACAGTAAAACACTTCCCTGTtaatgaaaacagaaaagaagttgTGAGTAGACAGCAAAATggtgcacagcccagctccagggcatCCCACGTGCACACCACTGACCTGGAGGACCTCTACCAGAGACTACAGGACCCCGGGGTGCAAAAGTTGATGAAGAcaatgcagctgcagctgacCAAATTGGCAGAAGTAGGAGAGGAAACACTGCAGGGTACCTCTCTAAAGCTGTTGAAGGCACTGAACCATGCAGACATGCATCAGAATACCAACCCAGAATTCACAAAAACAAACGACAGGACAGAAATGAGCATTGGGAGAAAGTAG
- the LOC102560179 gene encoding uncharacterized protein LOC102560179 isoform X1: protein MLLGPPTASLSFGDMGEAERSRVFLNWCSSANSQNKDPPRTGTPLSKEEYVLFFKPLNPPRRASAICLMRALYGCQNPLIKQLDEYENHGVIPQGPICTNIPEIAVSPDFCTFTFYRCNKKMYFAKRVECPKEIQTTLDKSQSPNRKVIISVNPVSIKPPPIQPSTTATTTKSTLPPKIGSPTPESILRIVFVSTFIPQSIDQPVGTVKHFPVNENRKEVVSRQQNGAQPSSRASHVHTTDLEDLYQRLQDPGVQKLMKTMQLQLTKLAEVGEETLQGTSLKLLKALNHADMHQNTNPEFTKTNDRTEMSIGRK from the exons ATGCTATTGGGCCCGCCCACCGCCTCGCTCTCATTCGGAGACATGGGGGAGGCTGAGCGTTCGAGGG TATTCTTAAACTGGTGTTCCTCTGCCAACTCTCAGAATAAGGACCCACCGAGAACAGGGACACCACTTTCAAAAGAGGAGTATGTCCTGTTCTTCAAACCCCTTAATCCACCTCGCCGAGCCAGTGCTATCTGTCTCATGCGGGCTTTGTATGGTTGCCAGAATCCCTTAATCAAACAACTGGATGAGTATGAAAACCACGGAGTCATTCCTCAAG GGCCTATATGTACAAACATACCAGAAATCGCAGTTTCACCAGACTTCTGCACATTTACGTTTTATCGTTGTAATAAGAAAATGTATTTTGCCAAG AGGGTTGAATGCCCAAAAGAGATCCAAACCACACTTGATAAATCGCAATCCCCAAATCGAAAAGTGATCATCAGTGTCAACCCTGTGTCCATAAAACCACCCCCTATACAGCCTTCCACCACTGCTACCACTACAAAATCAACACTTCCTCCTAAAATAGGATCACCTACACCAGAGTCCATTCTGAGAATAGTCTTCGTCTCAACCTTCATACCTCAGAGCATAGATCAACCAGTGGGCACAGTAAAACACTTCCCTGTtaatgaaaacagaaaagaagttgTGAGTAGACAGCAAAATggtgcacagcccagctccagggcatCCCACGTGCACACCACTGACCTGGAGGACCTCTACCAGAGACTACAGGACCCCGGGGTGCAAAAGTTGATGAAGAcaatgcagctgcagctgacCAAATTGGCAGAAGTAGGAGAGGAAACACTGCAGGGTACCTCTCTAAAGCTGTTGAAGGCACTGAACCATGCAGACATGCATCAGAATACCAACCCAGAATTCACAAAAACAAACGACAGGACAGAAATGAGCATTGGGAGAAAGTAG
- the LOC102560179 gene encoding acrosin-binding protein isoform X2, with protein sequence MLAMQVFLVVSVFLNWCSSANSQNKDPPRTGTPLSKEEYVLFFKPLNPPRRASAICLMRALYGCQNPLIKQLDEYENHGVIPQGPICTNIPEIAVSPDFCTFTFYRCNKKMYFAKRVECPKEIQTTLDKSQSPNRKVIISVNPVSIKPPPIQPSTTATTTKSTLPPKIGSPTPESILRIVFVSTFIPQSIDQPVGTVKHFPVNENRKEVVSRQQNGAQPSSRASHVHTTDLEDLYQRLQDPGVQKLMKTMQLQLTKLAEVGEETLQGTSLKLLKALNHADMHQNTNPEFTKTNDRTEMSIGRK encoded by the exons ATGTTAGCAATGCAGGTCTTCCTCGTTGTTTCTG TATTCTTAAACTGGTGTTCCTCTGCCAACTCTCAGAATAAGGACCCACCGAGAACAGGGACACCACTTTCAAAAGAGGAGTATGTCCTGTTCTTCAAACCCCTTAATCCACCTCGCCGAGCCAGTGCTATCTGTCTCATGCGGGCTTTGTATGGTTGCCAGAATCCCTTAATCAAACAACTGGATGAGTATGAAAACCACGGAGTCATTCCTCAAG GGCCTATATGTACAAACATACCAGAAATCGCAGTTTCACCAGACTTCTGCACATTTACGTTTTATCGTTGTAATAAGAAAATGTATTTTGCCAAG AGGGTTGAATGCCCAAAAGAGATCCAAACCACACTTGATAAATCGCAATCCCCAAATCGAAAAGTGATCATCAGTGTCAACCCTGTGTCCATAAAACCACCCCCTATACAGCCTTCCACCACTGCTACCACTACAAAATCAACACTTCCTCCTAAAATAGGATCACCTACACCAGAGTCCATTCTGAGAATAGTCTTCGTCTCAACCTTCATACCTCAGAGCATAGATCAACCAGTGGGCACAGTAAAACACTTCCCTGTtaatgaaaacagaaaagaagttgTGAGTAGACAGCAAAATggtgcacagcccagctccagggcatCCCACGTGCACACCACTGACCTGGAGGACCTCTACCAGAGACTACAGGACCCCGGGGTGCAAAAGTTGATGAAGAcaatgcagctgcagctgacCAAATTGGCAGAAGTAGGAGAGGAAACACTGCAGGGTACCTCTCTAAAGCTGTTGAAGGCACTGAACCATGCAGACATGCATCAGAATACCAACCCAGAATTCACAAAAACAAACGACAGGACAGAAATGAGCATTGGGAGAAAGTAG